The genomic window GATGAAACACACGAAGAAAAAAGCAAAATCCCACCTAAAAGGGGTAAAAACAAATATCGTATCATGATTTAATTGGATTGTTACTTGAAATTGAACCATTGTTCTTATAAAAAAGTTGACTTCCTTAAGTTTCATTTATGGAAAAAAATCCTTTAAACGTCTTCGGCAAAAAGCTGGAACCTTGTAATTTCAAGCCTTTGACCGGATTTTACAGGGATGGTTGCTGTACCACCGGAAAGGAAGATGTGGGAATGCATACGGTTTGTATTGTGGCAGATGAAGAATTTCTCAGATTTTCAAAATCAGTAGGCAACGATCTCAGCAATCCTCAGCCCCTTTATCAATTCGCTGGTGTAAAGCCAGGGGACAAATGGTGCTTATGTGCCCTCAGATGGAAAGAAGCTTATATCGCAGGATATGCGCCTCAGGTCGTGCTGGAAGCCACCAATCGAGATGTACTTCACTACATTGATTTTGGTCTGTTGTTGGAATTCAAGTATACTTCACCGGAAAAGCCTTAGTAGGCCCGTACATCGTTTTTCTCCATAAAATTGACAAAAGCTTTATTCACCACCCGATATCCTCCAGGTGTAGGATAATTTCCGGAAAAGTACCAATCTCCGGAATGTCTTGGACAGCTTTTATGCAAGCCTTCCAGTGTTTGGAAAATCACCTTTATAGGGATTCCTGATTCAGGTATCTCAATCATTCTTGCTATTCTGTCTGATATTTCTTCATCGCTGAATAATGCGTATAGATCCTGAAGTTTATTAGTCATTTGTTCAAGTGGCTTTTTCAACTCCTCTAGACAAGCTTCATAGACCTCATCTAGCTTGTACTCCAGATTACGCTCTTGCAATAGATCAACCATAGCCCTGAATGCCACGAACTTGTCAATTTGTGACATATCTATGCCATAACAGTCCGGATAGCGGATTTGAGGTGCTGATGAGGCTACTATGATTTCTTTAGGATGCAGTGTACATAAGATTCTGATAATGCTATCGCGGAGGGTAGTCCCTCTGACAATAGAATCATCCAGCACGATGAGAGTATCAACATCATTTTCTACCAACCCATATGTCACATCATATACATGTGAGACCATCCCACCTCGAATTTTATCGTTCGCTATGAATGTGCGCATTTTATCATCCTTCACCACAAGTTTTTCGATACGAGGTCTTTGTAGAATTGTTTTTCGGAGGAGTTCATCATTCAAACCTTCAGGATGCGCTTTTATCATGCGAATTTTTTCCATGCTCATGTGGTCGTGCAAAGCCTCGCATAGGCCGTAAAAAGCTGTCTCTGAAGTGTTGGGAATATAGGAAAAAACTGCGTGGTCGAGCTTATAATCCAGTGTTTGAAGAATCTGTGGAGCTAGCTCAATCCCCAGCTGTTTGCGCTCTTTATAGATGTCCCTGTCATTTCCTCTGGAAAAATAGATACGCTCGAATGTGCAATGTTTCGGTTCAAGTGGTTCAAGGCAGTTTTCTTCACTCACCTTTCCATTGAATTTAATAATCAAAGCGTTGCCCGGTTTGATCTCTTTGATTTTGTTGAATTGCACTTTGAGTGCAGTCATCAGTGCCGGTCTCTCCGAAGCCATCGCTACTATTTCATCATCCTGGTAGTAAAATGCCGGACGAATACCTTGTGGGTCCCGAAGGATAAAAGCATCACCATGACCGATCATGCCTGCCATGACATATCCTCCATCAAATTTGCGAGCTGCCTTCTTTAATACATTGCATACATCAAGGTTCTCAAAGATCAGAGGATTGATTTCTACCTGAGAATGTCCTTCCGGTTTGTACCAATTAAATAATTGTTGGACTTCTTCATCTAAAAAATGGCCTATTTTCTCTAGGACTGTCACTGTATCTGACTTGACCTTGGGATACTGCCCCAAAGACACTAATTTATCAAAAAGTTCTTCGACATTCGTCAAATTGAAATTGCCGGCCAATACCAGATTTCTACTTATCCAGTTATTCTCCCTGATGAAAGGATGAACTGTTTCTATACTGTTGTCACCGTGTGTTCCATATCTAAGGTGACCTAATAACACTTCACCAATGAAAGGCTTATTTTTTTTGAGCCAATTTGCATCGTTTAGTTGATTCTCATTTAAACCTTCAAAATGATTAAAGACACCTTCAAACAGATGTTGTAAATAATTAGAAGCATTGCTTCTCCTTCTCGAAATATACTTATGCCCCGGAGGAATATTGAGTTTTATCGTAGCCATACCCGCTCCATCCTGCCCTCGGTTGCGCTGCTTTTGCATGAGTATCTGGAGCTTTTGCAAACCGTAAAAAGGAGTTCCATATTTTTCAGCATAAAACTCCAGAGGTTTGAGCAGTCGGACAAAAGCTATCCCGCACTCGTGTTTGACCTGATCACTCATAATTTGATTTGCGGTGCAAAGATACTGCAGAAATACCAGCTCCATTGGTTCATCTCGATCTAAAAAAAATCGCCACCTGATAGACCTGCCACTCCAATTGCTTGGATTACCTTTGAGAAACATTTTCGATTTGCATGGCTGACCAAATTTTTCTTTTACCTGATGCAGTTGTCAACCAGATTGCCGCCGGTGAGGTAATCCAGAGGCCAGCATCCGTAGTCAAAGAACTTTTGGACAATGCCATTGACGCTCAAGCAAGCCAAATTAAACTAATCGTTCAGGATGCTGGAAAATCACTCATTCAAGTCAATGATAATGGTGTCGGCATGAGCGCCACTGATGCCAGAATGGCTTTCGAGAGACATGCAACTTCCAAAATTCGCTCTGCAGACGACTTATTTCATATTCAGACCATGGGATTTCGAGGAGAAGCATTGGCTTCAATTGCATCAGTGGCACAAGTTGAACTCCGGACAAGAAGAAGTGAAGATATTGTCGGCACTAAAATTTTTGCTGCGGACTCCAAAATAAAATCTCAGGAACCATTTGCAGCGAATCAAGGGACTCAGATTGCAGTACAGCATTTGTTTTACAATATACCAGCCAGACGCAAGTTTTTAAAAACAGACAGCATTGAGGCAAAGCATATGTATGACGAATTTGTTCGCCAGGCTTTATCACACCCTGAAATTTCATTCAGCTATTTTTTACAAGAAAATGAAATCTTCCAACTTCCGGCCAGCAGCTTGAAGCAGAGATTGATCAACATTTTTGGCAAAAAATACAATGAAGATATACTCACACTAGACGAACAAACAGAGGTCATGCATATATCCGGCTTTGTAGGCACACCGACCTTGGCCAAGAAATCCCGCGGAGACCAACTGATTTTTGTCAACCGTCGCTTTATTAAGAATTTATATCTGCAACATGCAATTCATTCGGCATATGAGGAAATCATCCCTCCCGGAATGTTTCCATTTTATGTTCTTTTTCTGGATATTGATCCTCAGTATATTGACATTAATGTGCATCCTACAAAGCATGAAATCAAGTTTGAAGACGAGAGATTGATATACAATTTTCTCAAAGTATCTGTACGTCATGCTTTGGCAAAATTCACACTAGCACCTCAGCTCGATTTTGAGAACAGTCAACCTGGGATAGAACAATTATTGGCATCCACAGGTAAAGCAAGTCAGCCCGGCAGCTTACACAAAATCAATCAGCAGGCGCCATCTTTGATTCCAAATTTTTCGCAACAGCTCAATTGGGCTCAAATGGCTGAACTCAGACAACGCGCTGTTGATATTCCGCAAGAATTTTCCTCAGGTATTTCAGAAGGTGGATTGCACAAGCCTCAAACTACTGACTATACTTTCTTTCAGCTGCACAATGCTTACATCGTTGTCGAATCAGCGAATGGTCTGGTAATCATCGACCAGCAAATCGCTCATGAAAGAATCCTGTATGAACAGTACAAAAAAATAATTCAGCATAAAAAATCACATTCTATTAAGCTTCTCTTCCCACATACGATCCATTTAGGATCACAGGATGCGAACATACTTAAAGTTCTCATGCCCCAATTGCAAGGACTAGGATTTGAACTGGAAGAGTTTGGTGGTGACAGCTTTATCATTCACGCTTTTCCTGAGATATACAGTCTGCACAGCCTAGAGGTAGATGTTATCCAAAAAATTATTGATCAGTATCAAATGAACCTCGAGTTTGAGTTAAATGTTGAAGAAAATCTGGCGCGGTCTGCAGCTGTAAGCAGTGCATTGAAAAAAGGTCGTCAATTGCAGAAGGAAGAAATAGAACTACTCATTCATAAATTATTTGAGTGTGAAATGCCTTATGCAGGACCTTCCGGCAGAAAATGTTATCTTTCTAT from Saprospiraceae bacterium includes these protein-coding regions:
- a CDS encoding DUF2237 domain-containing protein, giving the protein MEKNPLNVFGKKLEPCNFKPLTGFYRDGCCTTGKEDVGMHTVCIVADEEFLRFSKSVGNDLSNPQPLYQFAGVKPGDKWCLCALRWKEAYIAGYAPQVVLEATNRDVLHYIDFGLLLEFKYTSPEKP
- a CDS encoding amidophosphoribosyltransferase; translation: MSDQVKHECGIAFVRLLKPLEFYAEKYGTPFYGLQKLQILMQKQRNRGQDGAGMATIKLNIPPGHKYISRRRSNASNYLQHLFEGVFNHFEGLNENQLNDANWLKKNKPFIGEVLLGHLRYGTHGDNSIETVHPFIRENNWISRNLVLAGNFNLTNVEELFDKLVSLGQYPKVKSDTVTVLEKIGHFLDEEVQQLFNWYKPEGHSQVEINPLIFENLDVCNVLKKAARKFDGGYVMAGMIGHGDAFILRDPQGIRPAFYYQDDEIVAMASERPALMTALKVQFNKIKEIKPGNALIIKFNGKVSEENCLEPLEPKHCTFERIYFSRGNDRDIYKERKQLGIELAPQILQTLDYKLDHAVFSYIPNTSETAFYGLCEALHDHMSMEKIRMIKAHPEGLNDELLRKTILQRPRIEKLVVKDDKMRTFIANDKIRGGMVSHVYDVTYGLVENDVDTLIVLDDSIVRGTTLRDSIIRILCTLHPKEIIVASSAPQIRYPDCYGIDMSQIDKFVAFRAMVDLLQERNLEYKLDEVYEACLEELKKPLEQMTNKLQDLYALFSDEEISDRIARMIEIPESGIPIKVIFQTLEGLHKSCPRHSGDWYFSGNYPTPGGYRVVNKAFVNFMEKNDVRAY
- the mutL gene encoding DNA mismatch repair endonuclease MutL yields the protein MADQIFLLPDAVVNQIAAGEVIQRPASVVKELLDNAIDAQASQIKLIVQDAGKSLIQVNDNGVGMSATDARMAFERHATSKIRSADDLFHIQTMGFRGEALASIASVAQVELRTRRSEDIVGTKIFAADSKIKSQEPFAANQGTQIAVQHLFYNIPARRKFLKTDSIEAKHMYDEFVRQALSHPEISFSYFLQENEIFQLPASSLKQRLINIFGKKYNEDILTLDEQTEVMHISGFVGTPTLAKKSRGDQLIFVNRRFIKNLYLQHAIHSAYEEIIPPGMFPFYVLFLDIDPQYIDINVHPTKHEIKFEDERLIYNFLKVSVRHALAKFTLAPQLDFENSQPGIEQLLASTGKASQPGSLHKINQQAPSLIPNFSQQLNWAQMAELRQRAVDIPQEFSSGISEGGLHKPQTTDYTFFQLHNAYIVVESANGLVIIDQQIAHERILYEQYKKIIQHKKSHSIKLLFPHTIHLGSQDANILKVLMPQLQGLGFELEEFGGDSFIIHAFPEIYSLHSLEVDVIQKIIDQYQMNLEFELNVEENLARSAAVSSALKKGRQLQKEEIELLIHKLFECEMPYAGPSGRKCYLSISLEEISSKLK